The following are encoded in a window of Citrobacter freundii genomic DNA:
- the kdgA gene encoding bifunctional 4-hydroxy-2-oxoglutarate aldolase/2-dehydro-3-deoxy-phosphogluconate aldolase, with protein MKNWKTSAEAILTTGPVVPVIVVNKLEHAVPMAKALVAGGVRVLEVTLRTACAMDAIRAIAKEVPDAIVGAGTVLNPQQLAEVTEAGAQFAISPGLTEPLLKAATEGTIPLIPGISTVSELMLGMDYGLKEFKFFPAEANGGTKALQAIAGPFSQVRFCPTGGISPANYRDYLALKSVLCIGGSWLVPADALEAGDYDRITKLAREAVEGAKQ; from the coding sequence AGCAATCCTCACCACTGGCCCGGTTGTACCGGTTATCGTGGTGAATAAACTGGAACACGCGGTGCCGATGGCAAAAGCGCTGGTTGCAGGGGGTGTTCGTGTTCTGGAAGTGACCTTACGTACCGCATGTGCGATGGATGCCATTCGTGCTATCGCCAAAGAAGTGCCGGATGCGATCGTCGGTGCAGGTACCGTACTGAACCCGCAGCAGCTCGCGGAAGTGACGGAAGCTGGTGCGCAGTTTGCTATTAGCCCAGGACTGACCGAGCCTCTGCTGAAAGCGGCAACCGAAGGGACGATTCCTCTGATCCCAGGCATCAGCACCGTTTCTGAACTGATGCTGGGCATGGATTACGGCTTGAAAGAATTCAAATTCTTCCCGGCTGAAGCGAACGGCGGGACAAAAGCGCTGCAGGCGATTGCGGGTCCGTTCTCCCAGGTGCGTTTCTGCCCAACCGGCGGTATTTCTCCGGCCAACTACCGTGACTATCTGGCGCTGAAAAGCGTACTGTGTATCGGCGGCTCCTGGCTGGTTCCAGCGGATGCGCTGGAAGCGGGTGACTACGATCGCATTACCAAACTGGCTCGCGAAGCGGTAGAAGGCGCGAAGCAGTAA